Within Marinilabiliales bacterium, the genomic segment GTATGATCTGCGCACCTTCTTTGTACTCAGTTACATTGTAAAGCCTTTTATAGTAAAGCTCGACGGAAGTTTCAACACTGTTGTTGCTGAAATTCCTGAAGTATCCCAGCGCATAATGGTCGCTTTTAAGGGGTTTGAGATGTGTGTCGCTTAGATTCCAGGTATCGGAGGGTGTAATTATTGATGTATTCGAGATCAGGTTGATATACTGGTGAATTCTGTTATAGCTTGCTTTAACCGAGCTTTCCCCGTCAAGAATATACCTGACACCCAGCCTCGGTTCGGGGCCACCGTAGCTTTTTACGATCTCGTTGGCGCCAAAATGCAACGTGTCGGTTATTGAAGCTGTTGTCCGGGGCACCCCCTGTTCATAAAGGTAGACCGTTGCTTCACCAAGCCTGAAGTAACGGGAGTACCTCAGGCCGGCTTCGATGCTGACCGACGGTGTAAGTGTAAAATTATCGCTCACGTAAGCTGCCAGTTCAACAGCCTGTCCGTTGTCAACTGCCACTGGGATGATATCCGAACCGGGACCGTATGGGGTGAGGTTGCCGGGATCGGTATAATAATGGATTGCATTGAATCCGAATTCTATGTTGTGATCGGGATCGGGAAAGTACATGAAATTACTTTTAAGACTCCGGTAACTGATAGCCGAATTAAGGCGGTAAGCCGCCGATGGCCTCAACTCATCGCTTTCAATAACCTCGTAGTTGTAGTTGCTGAAACCTGCATTGATGCTGAATGAAATTTTTTCCCCGGCAATCGAGTTAAGCCTTATCGCCCCGAGTGTATTGCCGTAGGCATGATCGCTGTTCCCGGCAAATGCGAAGCGGTCGGCGCTGTTGTATCCGAAGATTGTGATTGTATTTTTCGGATTGATTGAAAAGGCCAGTGTACCGGTAAGATCGTAAAACCCTGCTGAACTGTTCATGAGGTCCTCGTCGGGTATCCTGCCCAGTAGCCAGTCCGACCACGAGGTGCGCGCTCCTGCAGAAAAGATGATATTTTCAGAAAAAAGGGGGGTTTTAAGATGGGCCCTGCTGTTGAGCAGTCCGATCCCGCCGGTAAGGCTGGTGCCGGTTACATCATCCGGCCTGATCCTTATATCCATGACTGATGCAGCCCTTTCCCCGTACCTGGCAGGGATACCTGCCTTTGTCATTGTCACGCCGGTTACCATGTCGGGGTTCACCACCGATGTAAGTCCGAAGAGATGAGAGGAATTGAACAGGGGAACCTCCTCAAGCAGTACCAGGTTCTGGTCGGCACTGCCCCCGCGCACATTAAACCCGGTGCCGAATTCACCTACGGTTGATATACCGGGCAGCAGGCTCATGCTCCTGATAATATCCTGCTCTCCCATGCTTCCCGGCAGCTCCCTCAGCATTTTCGAGTCCAGGCTTATCATACTCATCCTGGTGCGTGTGATATTTGACTCTGCCCTCTGTGCCATTATTGTGACCTCATCAAGCTGCAGGCTCTCCTCAAATAATTCGAAATCAAATTCTCCCGGACTGTACAGATATAACCTGCGAGCTGAAGTCTCATAGCCTACAAAGCTGATACTGATCCGGTGTTCACCCGGAGGGAGGTTCAGGGAAAAGTGGCCGTCCGGTCCTGCCGGCACCCCCGTTCCTGATCTCTGACTGTATATGACAGCACCTGCAAGGGGTTCGCCGGTCTGACCGTCAGATATGGTGCCGTACAGGCTTACAATTGGGAAGCGCCCGTATTCGAGAGGATTACCAATGGCAACGGTGGTTTCATCGGGGGTAGTGTGACGGGATGCCAGGTCACTGCCCGGTGCAAGGACATAGTAGTTGTCAATCCGGTAGACTGAGAGGTTATTGTTCCGGGAAAGTACTGATACTGCCCTCTCAATAGGCATTTCAAGGATTTCCGGTCCGGCTGCACTTTCCAGCAGCCATTCCTGTCTGTAAAATATCCTGGTCGAGTGTTTTTCTTCAAGCAGTCTTATAAGCTCCTCCTGCCGGAGAGGTTCCTTCCCCGGGGTCTGTCCGGCAGCCTGTTCTCCCAGCAATGGACCCAACAGCAGCAACAGTGCCGCCAATTTAAAGGGGACTTTCATTAACTTCGGTGCTAAATTAATCAGGGCGGGATTTGCAAAACTAATAAAAAAACTGACTTTAAACCCGGTTGCGGATATAAAAGTAACTTGTTTCTGATCCGGGATCATCATAGGTGTAAATATCCTTCCCGGAGAACCCTGCCATGAAATTAATCATTGCAAAATCACCGATACACATAGTGCTGTGCATTAGCATAGCCACCAGGGATGCCCATTGCATGAACTGCTGGCCGGTTATTATAAAAGCAAAAAAGAAGAGGTTTATAACGATAAAGGGAAGGAATGCCACAATCATAAAATCATTCCTTCCGGCAACAAACCCCGGAGCACTGGCATAAAACAGCATCTGCCGGAGATCCATTCCATACCTGATCTTTCCTGCACCTGCTATCCGGTATGCCAGTCCGTGCAGCCCCTCATGAAAAGGGATGACAAACAGTATGCCGGCTGCTGTCCCTGCCAAAAGGCCCGTAAGATGTGCCCTCCACGGTATAACCTCATGAAACACATTGGCTGCAGTAATAGCGGTTATGATCAGCAGCAGGACAGAGTTGAAAATGTAGAAGGTGACAATAGGCCACCTGAACTTTTTTAGTTCTGCGGTGACAAATTCCACAATTTCGTCATGTTTGAGCGTTCTTACAAGACAATAGGTTTTGTCGTCCCGGAGCTGTTCAATTCCTGGTTTTTTGTTCTCCGTCATAAGATATACATTGATCCGCAGTTCATTTATGGGCTTAATGCAAACGGGACCAAAAGTAATTAAACCTTTCCAACGATCAAAAAACAGTGATCAAATCGGGATATAATCACCTGGACTTTTGCGTCCCAGGATCACTGCCATATTATGTCAGCCCGGCCATGCTTCCCAGGACATTGCTGTCAGGGCCCATGCCGGAGAACCGTAAATTATTTTGCCTGCGGTTTTTTACCTGAATTAAAAAGAATAATTTTGCAGGATATTTTTTAATGAGAGCATATAATAAATTATGGAAAACAAAAGAACAATTCTGATTATACTTGACGGGTGGGGTATCGGTGACAAGTCACGCTCCGACCTGATTTATAACTCCGACACTCCTGTAATGGACCGCCTTTCGGCAAAGTACCCTTTTTCAAGCCTGCATGCATCGGGTGAGAATGTTGGTCTGCCGGAGGGTCAGATGGGGAACTCCGAAGTCGGGCACCTCAATATCGGGGCAGGCAGGAGAGTTTACCAGGACCTTGTCAGGATAAACCTTGCAATTGAGGATGACAGCATATCTGATAATCCAGTACTCAAAGAGGCCATGGCATATGCAAAGGATAATGACAAGGCAGTGCATTTTCTGGGACTGGTAAGTGACGGAGGAGTGCATTCATCCGACAGGCACCTTTACAAGCTTTGTGATATTACCGGTGAATACGGGCTTGACAAGGTATATATCCATGCTTTTACCGATGGCCGTGATACTGATCCGAAAAGCGGATACGGGTTTGTGAAAAACCTTCAGGATCATCTCGGAAAATCAAACGGGAGGATAGCATCGCTGGTTGGCAGGTATTATGCGATGGACAGGGACAAGAGATGGGAGAGGGTCAAGGAGGCCTATGACCTGCTTGTCGACGGTAAAGGAAAAAAATCGACCGACATTCTCAAATCGATTCAGGAGTCCTACGACGAAAACGTAACAGACGAATTCATCAGGCCAGTTGTTATGGTTGATGATTCAGGCGATCCCGTGGGAAATATCAGCCCTGATGATGTTGTAATATGCTTCAATTTCCGTACCGACAGGCTTAGGGAGATAACCATGGCGCTTACGCAGAAGGACTTTCCTGATCACGATATGAAGACCATGCCGCTTCACTACGTTACAATGACCAGGTATGATGATACCTTCAGGGGTGTGAAGATTATGTTTGACAAGGAAAACCTCACCAATACGATGGGGGAGATAGTTTCGGCAGCTGGCCTGAAGCAATTGCGGATAGCCGAAACCGAAAAATACGGCCACGTTACCTTCTTCTTCTCCGGCGGGCGTGAAAAGGAGTTTGAGAATGAGGAGAGAATACTTATCCCCTCACCAAAAGTAGCCACCTATGACCTTAAGCCTGAGATGAGCGCCCCTGAGGTTACTGATGCTGTTGTTACCGTGCTTAACAATAAGAAATTTGATTTTATCTGTCTCAATTTTGCAAACTGCGATATGGTCGGCCATTCGGGCGTCTATGAGTCCATCCGCAAAGCGGTCGAAACAGTGGACCGTTGCGTTGGCAGTGTTGTAAAGGCTGCCGCTGATAACGGCTACGAATGTATGATCATAGCCGACCACGGAAATGCCGACAATGCACTTAACAATGACGGATCGGTCAATACGGCGCATTCTCTGAACCCGGTGCCCTGCATTGTTGTATCTGACAGGTTCACAGCGGTAGAGGACGGGATACTTGCAGACGTCGCTCCCACCCTTCTGTATATGATGGGTTTGCCTGCTTCGGAAGAGATGACCGGTAAAGTTCTTGTGAAATGACCGGCATGCTGCAGACAGGTGATAAAGTACTGGCACTCTCATTGCTTGAAGAAAAATTTGTATGTAATCTTGAAAAATGCCTGGGAGCATGCTGTGTACAGGGAGATGCCGGAGCTCCCCTGCTGGATGATGAGCTGCCCCTTCTGGACAGTATTTTTCCGGTTCTTAAACCCTATTTGCGGAGCGAATCAGTGGCTGCTATCGAATCTGAAGGGACCTATGTGACTGACGAGAGTGACGGTGAGAAGGTAACGCCTCTTCTTGGCGGTAAAGAGTGCGTTTATGCTGTTTTCGATAATGGGATTGCCAGGTGTGCGATTGAGAAGGCCTGGTCAGAGGGTGCTGTTCCTTTCCGCAAACCGGTGTCATGCCATCTGTATCCTGTAAGGGTTAAGGAGTATGAGAGTTTTACCGCTGTCAACTACGACCGGTGGCCGGTTTGCAAGCCTGCGATCGTCAATGGTGAAAAACTGGGAGTCCCGGTTTTTGCTTTCTGCAAAGAAGGCCTTTTGCGCAGGTTCGGGTCGGATTATTACCGTGAACTTGAAATAGCTGCTGCCACTTTTGCCGGAGGAAATGAATGATGGTTTTTTTTGGTCGGCTTTTTAAGGTGGTTTGGTTATCTTTGACCTAAACTCATATAAATACCATGGAAAATATTAATGTTTTTATTGAAAAAAACAAGGACCGGTTTCTTGATGAGCTGTTCGGTCTGATCAGGATCCCCTCAGTGAGCTCAAAAAGTGAGAATAAGCCGGACATGCAACGTGCAACCGAATATATCAAAAAGTCATTGCTGGAGGCCGGAGCCGATAATGCCGAGGTAATTGCTACGGACGGACACCCGGTTGTATATGCTGAAAAGATCACAGACCCTTCACTGCCTGTGGTCATGGTCTATGGTCACTATGATGTACAACCGGCAGAACCTCTCGATCTCTGGAAATCTCCCCCGTTCGAGCCGGAGATACGTGACGGCAGGATATGGGGAAGGGGCTCTGATGACGACAAGGGCCAGCTGTTCATGCATGTAAAGGCATTTGAATACATGGTTAACAACGGGATATTGCCATGCAACGTGAAATTCATGATCGAGGGCGAGGAGGAGATCGGTTCTCCAAGCCTGGGAAAATTTTGTGAGGCGAATGCCGGTAAACTGAAGTCCGATGTCATCCTTGTGTCCGATACAAGCATGATCGGACGGGATGTGCCCTCAATTACCACCGGTTTGAGGGGGTTGAGCTATATGGAGGTTGAAGTAACAGGTCCGAACCGTGATCTTCATTCCGGTCTCTATGGCGGAGCTGTCGTGAATCCGGTAAATGCCCTTGCCAAAATGATAGCCTCACTTACCGATGAGAATGGCCGGATAACCATCCCCGGATTCTATGACGACGTTATTGAAGCCAGTGATGAGGAGCGAAAGGGAATGGCAGGAGCTCCCTTCGATGAAGAGCAGTACAAAAAAGAGATCGATGTGGATGAGCTTGGGGGGGAAGCGGGTTACTCGACAATGGAACGGACCGGCACAAGGCCTTCGCTTGATGTTAATGGTATCTGGGGAGGATATACGGGCGAAGGAGCAAAAACCATCCTGCCCTCAAAAGCATATGCAAAGATCTCAATGAGGCTTGTCCCCGACCAGGACTACCGTAAGGTGGATGAGATGTTCAAAGCCCACTTTGAGTCTATTGCACTGCCGGGTGTAAGGGTAAATGCAAGGCTTTTGCATGGGGGACAGGGTTATGTTTCTCCTGTTGATCATCCGGCCTACCGGGCAGCAAGCCAGGCTTATGAAGATACCTTCGGGAAAAAGCCGATTCCTTTCAGAAGCGGTGGGAGCATACCCATAATCAGTCTTTTTGAGAAGGTTCTCGGGGTAAAGTCTATCCTTATGGGATTCGGACTCGAGAGCGATGCAATACACTCACCCAATGAGAACTACCCCCTGTGGAATTTTTACAAAGGGATCGAGACCATTCCCCTGTTCTACAAATACTATATACAGGAAGTAAGGAAATAGATAGAATAAGGTTATTATAAGATTTCAGCCGGTACCACATTTTTGGTACCGGCTTTTTGGTATTGCAAATTTCAGATGTTGTTATTGACGAGAATTGTCGGGAAGCCCGAAAAAAGAAAAATAAGCACAATAAAGGGTCATAAAAGAGGGGGTGTGTACAAAAAAATAATAAAATAAATAGAAAAAAGAGAAAAAGCAGGGGGGTGTAAGAAAAAATATATATATTTGACCCGAAAAACAATTTTGATTATTTGTATAATTTAAAAACAAACCGCTAATGGGTACACTCCGTTTCAGTGCCGTGGAAAAATCAAGCTCCCGGTATCCGCAGGAAGTTAAGTTTCCGGCCGGCAAGACCTCAGAATATTTTGGTGTTAATGTTTTCAACAGAAGGAAGATGCAGGAATATCTTTCGCAAGAGGCTTTTGCCAGTGTTATGGAAGCAATTGACAAGGGTACAAAAGTCGACCGTAAGGTCTCAAACCAGATCGCTTCAGGCATGAAAGCCTGGGCTGTTGACCGTGGGGCTACCCACTACACACACTGGTTCCATCCCCTGACCGGCGCCACTGCAGAGAAACACGATGCATTTTTCGAGCCTTCTTCGGATGTTTCTGTAATAGAAAATTTTGACGGCGGCAATCTTGTGCAGCAGGAGCCTGATGCATCCAGCTTACCAAGCGGCGGAATGAGAAATACCTTTGAAGCCCGTGGTTATACGGCGTGGGACCCGTCATCGCCTGCTTTTGTAATGGGCAGCACCCTTTGTATCCCTTCTGTTTACATTTCTTTCAAGGGGGATTCGCTTGATTACAAGACACCGTTGCTTAAATCAATCGAAGCTGTTGACAAAACTGCTGTTGAACTGTGCAACTATTTTGACAAGAGTGTGTCAAAAGTTTATATCGGACTTGGTTGTGAACAGGAATATTTCCTCGTCGATGATGCCCTCTTTAATGCAAGGCCCGACCTCAAGCTTACTGACAGGACCCTTATGGGGCACTCTTCAGCAAAGGACCAGCAGCTGGCTGACCATTACTTCGGGTACATACCGATGAGGGTGTCGGCGTTCATGCGCGAATTTGAGATTGAGGCCTATAAGCTCGGCATACCGGTTAAGACCCGACACAATGAAGTTGCACCCAACCAGTACGAATGTGCCCCGGTATTTGAGGAGGTAAATCTAGCGGTTGACCACAACCAGCTTCTGATGACAATAATGAAACGTGTTGCCAAACGGCACAACTTCAAGGTTCTTTTCCATGAAAAGCCCTATAAGGATGTCAACGGATCGGGCAAGCACTGTAACTGGTCGATTATTACAGACAGCGGTACAAATCTGTTCGCGCCGGGTAAGACCCCGAAGACCAATATGCTGTTTCTGGCCTTTTTCGTTTCTGTGATCAAGGGGGTTTTCGAATACCAGGATCTGCTCAGGTCAAGTATAGTTTCTCTCGGTAATGAGCACAGGCTTGGAGCAGCCGAGGCACCACCGGCAATAATGTCGGTTTTCCTCGGAAGCGAGATGAATAAGGTGCTGGATGAGCTTGAGGCAAGGGTTTCCGGAAAGAAGATGAGTCCCGATGAAAAAACCGAGCTGAAACTGGATGTTGGAAAGATACCTGAGATAATGCCCGACAATACTGACCGTAACCGTACTTCGCCTTTTGCATTTACGGGTAACCGGTTTGAGTTCAGGGCCGTAGGCGCATCAACAAATGTTGCATCCCCGATGATAGCTCTCAACACCATAGTTGCCAGCCAGCTTAAGGAGTTTAAAAACGAAGTTGATAAACTCGTTGAAAAGGGTGTAAAGAAAGATGAGGCTGTCTTCCAGGTCATCAAGCAGTTCATCGTTTCATCAAAGATGGTCAGGTTTGACGGGAATAATTACTCTGATGAATGGAAAAAAGAGGCTGAGAAGAGAGGCCTTACGAATGTGGATGATGTTCTTGACGCTCTTTCTGCCATGGTTGCTGATAAATCAAAGGCTCTTTTTTCTGAAATGAATGTTTTAACCCCCCGTGAGCTTGATGCGCGGCTTGAAATTGACATTGAGAAATACACCAAGAAACTTCAGATTGAGGCGAGAGTCCTCGGAGACCTGTCGGTCAATCATATTCTTCCAACTGTTTACAAGTACCAGAATGTTCTGATAAAAAACGTAAAAGGTTTGAAAGAACTCTTTGCAGAGAAAGATTTTGAAAAACTGGCAGGCACTCAGCTTGCATCTATCCGGGAGATATCGAGCCGTGCCGCCATGGTAAACATCAAGGTTAACAACATGATAGACGAACGAAGAAAGGCAAATGTTATCGATGACATAGGGGGCAAAGCAAGGATCTATGCCGATAAAGTTAAACCGTACCTCGATGAGATACGTTATCAGATAGATCACCTGGAAATGATAGTTGATGATGAGTTATGGCCGCTGCCCAAATACAGGGAGCTGCTTTTCATCAGGTAAAGAGATAAGGTTAGGTTGTATTTTTCATAAGTGTGCAAACCGGGACAATATTTTGTGTCCCGGTTTTGTTATATAAGCCGGTATTGAAACAAAGGGGGCAGATAGTTTAATTCCAGTCAATCCTCGTGATGGGATTAGAGAAAAATATCTACTTTTACATGTTAACACAAAAAAGATTCCTGGTATGAGATCATGTTTCATGCTGCTTGTCATTGCCGGTCTTCTGATATGTATTGACATGTCAGGGCAGTCAAGGCGCCTGGACCGGGCTGAAAGTGCGTATGCAGCCGGTGAGTATTATGAGGCAGTTGACCTGTACAGGAATGCATACTCTGCCATAAATGACCGGGATCTGCGAACCGAGATAGTATTCAAGATAGCCCGGTGCTATTTTAAGCTTTCAGAGGCCCGGCTGGCAGAAAACTGGTTCAGAAGGGCAATAAACCGGAATTACGATAATCCGGAGGTACACTGGTACTATGCCGAGGCCCTTAAGATGAATGAGAAGTATGAGGAGGCCATTGAACAGTTCGAAATATTCAGTGAACTGGTTCCGGGTGATCCCAGGGGAGAGGCCGGGATAAAATCGGTAGAACTTGCCATGTACTGGATTGAAAATCCATCTCCCTATGAAATAGATGAGGTGAATTTTTTCAATTCCAGGGAGAGCGATTATTCTCCTGCATTTGCAAGCGAGGATTACACCCTGGTATATTTCACATCGGCAAGAAAGGGCGAGAATGGCATCAGGCATGGAGCTACAGGTGAATACTTTGCCAATATCTATGAATCAAGGAAGGACCGGCAGGGTATCTGGAGCAGCCCTTCACCGGTTGAAGGTATCAATTCGGAATTTGATGAAGGCACTCCTTCTTTCACACCGGATTACATGGAGATGTACTTCACCAGTTGCAAGGCTGTGCGCAGAAGGAACAACGGATGCCAGATATATCATGCTAAACGCAGTGGCAGTGGCTGGAGCAGGCCCGAAGTGCTGGAACTCGTCCCCGATACCCTTGTTGCAGCCCATCCTGCAATTTCACCTGACCGGTTGACGCTTTATTTTGTTTCTGATATTCCCGGAGGGATCGGAGGAAAGGATATATGGAAAGTCACCCGGGACAATGAAAACAGTCCGTGGGGCGAACCCATAAACCTTGGCCCGGATATCAATACGGAAGGAGATGAAGTGTTTCCGTATATCCACCATGACGGATCACTCTATTTCTCGTCGAACGGACATCCCGGAATGGGCGGACTGGATATTTTCAGGGCAGTCGTTAATGAAGAAGGAGGCTGGAGTGTATCCAACATGGGCTATCCCATTAACTCTCCTTCCGATGACTTCGGAATAGTGTTCGAAAGGAATGCTGAGAGGGGGTATTTCAGTTCAAACAGGGGAAGGCGCAGTGTTGACAATATTTTCTCTTTTTATATGCCCCCGCTTAGTTTCAATGTTTCAGGTGTTGTAAGGGACATTGAAACCGGCGATGAGATGCCTGGGGCAAGGGTTCAGATGGTTGGCAGCGATGGTTCCATACTTCGCGTAACAACCGGTGATAAAGGAGATTTCAGGTTTATGCTCCGTCCGGGAGCCGATTATGTATTTCTTGCATCTTATGAGGGATATCTCACTGATAAAGCCGGGGTTTCGACACGGGGACTTGATCGCAGCGAGGATTTTTCTGTTTCAATTGATATCCAGTCGTTTGCGAGGCCAATCGAGCTTGGCGATATATTCTACGATTTTGCCAGGTGGGACCTCCGTCCGGAATCGATGGTAGCCCTTGACAGGCTGGTGGAGATCCTTAACGACAACCCGCACATTACTATTGAACTTGCATCACATACTGATTCAAGGGGCGGCGCCGATTTCAACTTAAATCTCTCACAAAGGCGAGCACAATCTGTAGTAGATTACCTTATCGAAAACGGGATAGCAGCAGACAGGCTTGTGGCTGCAGGATACGGCAAATCCCGCCCCAGGATTGTTGATGAGCGCCTGGCTGAGGTCTACCCGTTCCTCCCGGAAGGCACAGTGCTTACTGAAGAATATATAGAGTCGCTCGAAACTGAAGAGATGCGAGAAACCGCGCACCAGATAAACCGGCGCACGGAGTTTGAAGTCCTTTCGACAGATTATCAATAATCCGCTCCCGGATCAGTGAAAGTGCCATGCACGTTCTCTACCCCTGGCTCCCGGCCGTAATTTTATCGAGCATTTTCGACCACTCTTTTCTGGTGCGTGCCCTCCAGTCGCCTTTGTGATAAAGGTAACTTGCTATCAATGGAAGCACTGATGTTGCTTCGGCATATACCATCTGTTCATATACAGTGTCAACCTTACCCCAGGAGGAGGCTTCCTTCAGCGTAGAACTTGAGCAGGCTCCGTCTCTTGCATCTGCTACCGTAATCTGGATTGCATATTTGTGCATCTCAACATCCTTGCCGAGTATTTCTGCACAGATCACGGTATCCTGTGTAAAGTTTTTAGGCACCCCTCCACCGATCATAAAGAGGCCGGTAGCAGGTGCGGCCATTTTTATTCTTGTCAGTTCCAGGAAATCCTTGACAGAATCAATGGCTATGTGCCTGGCCGGATTGTCCCACTGATGTTTCACCAGGCCAAATCCTGCACTGCTGTCAGTAAAGGCCGGGCAGAATATCGGCACATTCATTTCAAAACAAACCTGCACAAGAGAATCCTTTTTCTTTGAGTTGTCGACAAGGTACCTGCCCATTTCCCTGATAAACTCCCTTGATGAATAAGCCCCCGGCTCCATGCGGTCTGCAATCTCCTTTACCGTATGGTCACATATCTGCAACTCCTCCTCATCAATATAGGTGTCGTATATCCTGTCAATATAGAATTCCCTGAGCTGTTTGTCATCGGCATCCGGTGAGCCCTTGTAATGCTTAAAGCCCAGCGCCTCGAAAAAGTCCATATCCACAATTGACGCCCCTGTGGCCACAATGGCGTCTACCATATTGCTTTTAACCATATCAACGTATACCTGCATGCAGCCTCCAGCACTTGTGCTTCCGGCAAGGGTCAGGATTACCGAGCAGCCGTCCTCCCTGAGCATCCTTGTATATATGTCGGCTGCAGACGCAGTGTCGCGCGATGTAAAAGACATGTCACGCATTGATTCGATAATGGGCGTAGCATCGAATGTTTTGATGTCGACGTGCTTTACCGTGTCTTTCAGAAAATCTTTCTTTTCCATTTTATGTTATCTTTTGATTTATGTTCTTTCTTTTGCAAATTGCATGCTTAATATTCTGTAGATAAGCTTTGCCGCCAGAAAATCCGGTGCCTTATTATCTCTTGAAGGACAAAGTTCGACAACATCGAACCCGACAAGATTTTTGGAAGCGATTACCCTCCTGATGAATTCAAGTGTCTGAT encodes:
- a CDS encoding 2,3-bisphosphoglycerate-independent phosphoglycerate mutase; its protein translation is MENKRTILIILDGWGIGDKSRSDLIYNSDTPVMDRLSAKYPFSSLHASGENVGLPEGQMGNSEVGHLNIGAGRRVYQDLVRINLAIEDDSISDNPVLKEAMAYAKDNDKAVHFLGLVSDGGVHSSDRHLYKLCDITGEYGLDKVYIHAFTDGRDTDPKSGYGFVKNLQDHLGKSNGRIASLVGRYYAMDRDKRWERVKEAYDLLVDGKGKKSTDILKSIQESYDENVTDEFIRPVVMVDDSGDPVGNISPDDVVICFNFRTDRLREITMALTQKDFPDHDMKTMPLHYVTMTRYDDTFRGVKIMFDKENLTNTMGEIVSAAGLKQLRIAETEKYGHVTFFFSGGREKEFENEERILIPSPKVATYDLKPEMSAPEVTDAVVTVLNNKKFDFICLNFANCDMVGHSGVYESIRKAVETVDRCVGSVVKAAADNGYECMIIADHGNADNALNNDGSVNTAHSLNPVPCIVVSDRFTAVEDGILADVAPTLLYMMGLPASEEMTGKVLVK
- a CDS encoding dipeptidase — protein: MENINVFIEKNKDRFLDELFGLIRIPSVSSKSENKPDMQRATEYIKKSLLEAGADNAEVIATDGHPVVYAEKITDPSLPVVMVYGHYDVQPAEPLDLWKSPPFEPEIRDGRIWGRGSDDDKGQLFMHVKAFEYMVNNGILPCNVKFMIEGEEEIGSPSLGKFCEANAGKLKSDVILVSDTSMIGRDVPSITTGLRGLSYMEVEVTGPNRDLHSGLYGGAVVNPVNALAKMIASLTDENGRITIPGFYDDVIEASDEERKGMAGAPFDEEQYKKEIDVDELGGEAGYSTMERTGTRPSLDVNGIWGGYTGEGAKTILPSKAYAKISMRLVPDQDYRKVDEMFKAHFESIALPGVRVNARLLHGGQGYVSPVDHPAYRAASQAYEDTFGKKPIPFRSGGSIPIISLFEKVLGVKSILMGFGLESDAIHSPNENYPLWNFYKGIETIPLFYKYYIQEVRK
- a CDS encoding glutamine synthetase type III, with product MGTLRFSAVEKSSSRYPQEVKFPAGKTSEYFGVNVFNRRKMQEYLSQEAFASVMEAIDKGTKVDRKVSNQIASGMKAWAVDRGATHYTHWFHPLTGATAEKHDAFFEPSSDVSVIENFDGGNLVQQEPDASSLPSGGMRNTFEARGYTAWDPSSPAFVMGSTLCIPSVYISFKGDSLDYKTPLLKSIEAVDKTAVELCNYFDKSVSKVYIGLGCEQEYFLVDDALFNARPDLKLTDRTLMGHSSAKDQQLADHYFGYIPMRVSAFMREFEIEAYKLGIPVKTRHNEVAPNQYECAPVFEEVNLAVDHNQLLMTIMKRVAKRHNFKVLFHEKPYKDVNGSGKHCNWSIITDSGTNLFAPGKTPKTNMLFLAFFVSVIKGVFEYQDLLRSSIVSLGNEHRLGAAEAPPAIMSVFLGSEMNKVLDELEARVSGKKMSPDEKTELKLDVGKIPEIMPDNTDRNRTSPFAFTGNRFEFRAVGASTNVASPMIALNTIVASQLKEFKNEVDKLVEKGVKKDEAVFQVIKQFIVSSKMVRFDGNNYSDEWKKEAEKRGLTNVDDVLDALSAMVADKSKALFSEMNVLTPRELDARLEIDIEKYTKKLQIEARVLGDLSVNHILPTVYKYQNVLIKNVKGLKELFAEKDFEKLAGTQLASIREISSRAAMVNIKVNNMIDERRKANVIDDIGGKARIYADKVKPYLDEIRYQIDHLEMIVDDELWPLPKYRELLFIR
- a CDS encoding DUF3267 domain-containing protein, with the translated sequence MTENKKPGIEQLRDDKTYCLVRTLKHDEIVEFVTAELKKFRWPIVTFYIFNSVLLLIITAITAANVFHEVIPWRAHLTGLLAGTAAGILFVIPFHEGLHGLAYRIAGAGKIRYGMDLRQMLFYASAPGFVAGRNDFMIVAFLPFIVINLFFFAFIITGQQFMQWASLVAMLMHSTMCIGDFAMINFMAGFSGKDIYTYDDPGSETSYFYIRNRV
- a CDS encoding DUF3109 family protein — protein: MLQTGDKVLALSLLEEKFVCNLEKCLGACCVQGDAGAPLLDDELPLLDSIFPVLKPYLRSESVAAIESEGTYVTDESDGEKVTPLLGGKECVYAVFDNGIARCAIEKAWSEGAVPFRKPVSCHLYPVRVKEYESFTAVNYDRWPVCKPAIVNGEKLGVPVFAFCKEGLLRRFGSDYYRELEIAAATFAGGNE
- a CDS encoding TonB-dependent receptor → MMIPDQKQVTFISATGFKVSFFISFANPALINLAPKLMKVPFKLAALLLLLGPLLGEQAAGQTPGKEPLRQEELIRLLEEKHSTRIFYRQEWLLESAAGPEILEMPIERAVSVLSRNNNLSVYRIDNYYVLAPGSDLASRHTTPDETTVAIGNPLEYGRFPIVSLYGTISDGQTGEPLAGAVIYSQRSGTGVPAGPDGHFSLNLPPGEHRISISFVGYETSARRLYLYSPGEFDFELFEESLQLDEVTIMAQRAESNITRTRMSMISLDSKMLRELPGSMGEQDIIRSMSLLPGISTVGEFGTGFNVRGGSADQNLVLLEEVPLFNSSHLFGLTSVVNPDMVTGVTMTKAGIPARYGERAASVMDIRIRPDDVTGTSLTGGIGLLNSRAHLKTPLFSENIIFSAGARTSWSDWLLGRIPDEDLMNSSAGFYDLTGTLAFSINPKNTITIFGYNSADRFAFAGNSDHAYGNTLGAIRLNSIAGEKISFSINAGFSNYNYEVIESDELRPSAAYRLNSAISYRSLKSNFMYFPDPDHNIEFGFNAIHYYTDPGNLTPYGPGSDIIPVAVDNGQAVELAAYVSDNFTLTPSVSIEAGLRYSRYFRLGEATVYLYEQGVPRTTASITDTLHFGANEIVKSYGGPEPRLGVRYILDGESSVKASYNRIHQYINLISNTSIITPSDTWNLSDTHLKPLKSDHYALGYFRNFSNNSVETSVELYYKRLYNVTEYKEGAQIILNERPETDLINAKGHNYGIELYARKNSGRLTGWASYTLSASIRRSGEEHPENRINRNEYFPSNYDKPHDFSANLNYNITRRWILGGTFAYSSGRPVTLPELYFYHGNTMLVRYSDRNAYRLPDYHRLDLSLTLLENLRTDRRGKGHWTFSVINVYGRKNAYSVFYERNDMTSGSRSNLFSLYKLYIIGRPLPTLTYNFTF